A window from Aquabacterium sp. NJ1 encodes these proteins:
- a CDS encoding FHA domain-containing protein produces MDSHEEGRSRIEAPLALIERLDRDGHVLQSTLVYRWPMKIGRSFEADLVLDDPHLAPLHAELDEVNGEVQLRVGETINGAVVGATHLKAGEAMALGVARALRLGNTRLRVRLASEPMAPERPLDRHLVQAALAPAGTSLWRVVLPLLLISLLAMLFDEWLDNDPGTPLNNYLSSGLILLSVTLGWALFWSLGSKLFQGKLDYLAHLRLTLIYGLVWTVLDAVLPLLAFATDWSFLSHVSGVVGAGVLCALVWAHLGLILPGHRAGLTVGVATMYLVGLGLHIWLNEQRIGQAFTERYVTALPPPAWRLAPAQPTSVLIQDARGLKAKLDRQAKEDQADDATDVGGDD; encoded by the coding sequence ATGGATTCCCACGAAGAAGGCCGAAGCCGAATCGAAGCGCCCCTCGCGCTGATCGAGCGCCTGGACCGCGATGGCCACGTGCTGCAGAGCACGCTGGTCTACCGCTGGCCCATGAAGATCGGCCGCTCTTTCGAGGCCGACCTGGTGCTGGATGACCCGCATCTGGCGCCGCTGCATGCCGAGCTGGACGAGGTCAACGGCGAAGTGCAGCTGCGGGTGGGCGAGACCATCAACGGCGCGGTGGTGGGTGCCACGCACCTGAAGGCGGGCGAGGCCATGGCACTGGGCGTGGCGCGCGCGCTGCGGCTGGGCAACACGCGGCTGCGCGTGCGCCTTGCCAGCGAGCCCATGGCCCCCGAGCGGCCGCTGGACCGCCATCTGGTGCAGGCGGCACTGGCGCCAGCGGGCACCTCGCTGTGGCGCGTGGTGCTGCCTTTGTTGTTGATCTCGCTGCTGGCCATGCTGTTTGACGAGTGGCTGGACAACGACCCTGGTACGCCACTCAACAACTACCTCAGCTCGGGCCTGATCCTGCTGTCGGTGACGCTGGGCTGGGCGCTGTTCTGGTCCTTGGGCAGCAAGCTGTTTCAGGGCAAGCTGGACTACCTCGCCCATTTGAGATTGACCTTGATCTATGGCCTGGTGTGGACCGTGCTGGACGCGGTGCTGCCCTTGCTGGCCTTCGCCACGGACTGGTCTTTCCTGTCGCATGTATCGGGTGTGGTGGGGGCCGGTGTGCTGTGCGCGCTGGTCTGGGCCCATCTGGGTTTGATCCTGCCGGGGCACCGTGCCGGTTTGACCGTGGGCGTGGCCACCATGTACCTGGTGGGGCTGGGCTTGCACATCTGGCTCAACGAGCAACGCATCGGGCAGGCCTTTACCGAACGCTACGTGACGGCCTTGCCGCCGCCCGCCTGGCGACTCGCACCGGCGCAACCCACCTCGGTGTTGATCCAGGACGCACGCGGGCTGAAAGCCAAGCTGGACCGCCAGGCCAAGGAAGACCAGGCGGATGATGCGACCGATGTCGGTGGTGACGACTGA
- a CDS encoding phytochelatin synthase family protein, with translation MMRKPRRAAAMAALAAALMAGMCAFQAWAEPPQATALESAATASAAVSIKAFPAYQDAALLARAWALPVASRYKPLIEYQRNATFCGPTSLANVLHSWGQAADQSHLLEGTDVSTVLGYLPKGLTLDELADVARQKLGKSVTVMRGLDLAAFRQHMKRSNDPTRRYVINFSRQPLFGSGGGHHSPIAGYLTDEDLVLVLDVNSDFGPWLVKTDRLWAAMNTVDGRSNQLRGLLLIE, from the coding sequence ATGATGCGAAAGCCCCGACGCGCTGCTGCGATGGCTGCCTTGGCGGCAGCGCTGATGGCGGGCATGTGCGCCTTCCAGGCGTGGGCCGAGCCGCCTCAGGCAACGGCGCTGGAGTCCGCTGCAACGGCGTCAGCGGCTGTTTCGATCAAGGCCTTTCCTGCTTATCAGGACGCCGCCTTGCTGGCACGCGCCTGGGCCTTGCCCGTGGCCTCGCGCTACAAGCCGCTCATCGAGTACCAGCGCAACGCCACCTTCTGCGGGCCCACCAGCCTGGCCAATGTGCTGCATTCATGGGGGCAGGCCGCTGATCAGAGCCATCTCCTGGAGGGCACCGATGTCAGCACGGTGCTGGGCTACCTGCCCAAGGGCCTGACGCTGGACGAACTCGCCGATGTGGCCCGCCAGAAACTGGGCAAGTCCGTCACCGTGATGCGGGGGCTGGACCTGGCCGCGTTCCGCCAGCACATGAAGCGCAGCAACGACCCCACCCGGCGTTACGTGATCAACTTCTCCCGGCAGCCCTTGTTTGGATCAGGCGGCGGGCACCACTCACCCATCGCGGGTTATCTGACCGACGAAGACCTGGTGCTGGTGCTCGACGTCAACAGCGATTTCGGCCCCTGGCTGGTCAAGACTGATCGCCTGTGGGCGGCCATGAACACGGTGGACGGCCGTTCGAACCAGCTTCGTGGGTTGTTGCTGATCGAGTGA
- a CDS encoding ATP-binding protein, protein MKPATSIQTRLLLLVIGSVLTVWLVAAGLTWGDARHELDELLDGHLTQAAALLVAQQDFEHDDDERGLDAPVLHRYAPKVAFQIFHEGRLSMRTANAPAQPMVDMAEHWREGFRTVDIGGVRWRIFATHGAERDVQVYVGEQIDSRADILKAILRSVLWPIAFALPALMLAVWLAIRRGLLPLRQIRDVLQSRRADALDPVHLPNLPADLAPMLEALNALFGRISSLLHAERRFTADAAHELRTPIAAIHTQAQVALAETEEAARKHALQATLAGCDRATRLVEQLLTLSRLEAGQPLPMSTVDLVPLTRQIMADITPQALARGQSIELQGVDHSPIQGDAALLAVLVRNLIDNAARYSPDGARILVTMSDGQQAPQLSVEDSGPGLSEADLPRLGERFFRVLGSGQSGSGLGWSIVRRIAAVHHARIDTERSAQLGGLAVHVRWPLKT, encoded by the coding sequence ATGAAACCAGCCACGTCCATCCAGACCCGCCTGCTGCTGCTGGTGATCGGCAGCGTGCTCACCGTGTGGCTGGTGGCCGCAGGCCTGACCTGGGGTGATGCGCGCCATGAACTGGATGAACTGCTCGACGGCCACCTGACACAGGCCGCCGCGCTGCTGGTGGCCCAGCAAGACTTCGAACACGACGATGATGAACGCGGGCTGGACGCCCCGGTGCTGCACCGTTATGCGCCCAAGGTGGCCTTCCAGATCTTCCATGAAGGTCGGCTGTCCATGCGCACGGCCAACGCCCCCGCTCAACCCATGGTGGACATGGCCGAGCACTGGCGCGAAGGTTTTCGCACCGTCGACATTGGCGGCGTGCGCTGGCGCATCTTCGCCACGCATGGCGCCGAGCGAGATGTACAGGTCTATGTGGGCGAGCAGATCGACTCGCGCGCCGACATCCTCAAGGCCATCTTGCGCAGCGTGTTGTGGCCCATCGCTTTTGCCTTGCCGGCGCTGATGCTGGCTGTCTGGCTGGCGATCCGCCGCGGCCTGCTGCCTTTGCGCCAGATTCGCGACGTGCTGCAAAGCCGCCGCGCCGATGCACTGGACCCGGTTCACCTGCCCAACCTGCCCGCCGACCTGGCGCCCATGCTGGAGGCGCTCAATGCCTTGTTCGGGCGTATCTCTTCACTGCTCCATGCAGAGCGGCGCTTCACCGCGGACGCGGCCCATGAGCTGCGCACGCCGATCGCCGCCATCCACACGCAGGCCCAGGTGGCACTGGCCGAGACCGAAGAGGCCGCGCGGAAACATGCCCTGCAGGCCACGCTGGCAGGCTGTGACCGCGCCACCCGGCTGGTCGAACAGCTGCTGACCTTGTCCAGGCTGGAAGCCGGCCAGCCCTTGCCCATGAGCACGGTGGACCTGGTCCCCCTCACGCGGCAGATCATGGCCGACATCACCCCCCAGGCTTTGGCGCGCGGGCAAAGCATCGAGCTGCAAGGCGTGGATCACAGCCCCATTCAAGGTGATGCGGCCTTGCTGGCCGTGCTGGTGCGCAACCTCATTGACAACGCGGCCCGCTACAGCCCGGATGGCGCACGGATTCTGGTCACCATGAGCGATGGCCAGCAGGCGCCGCAACTGAGCGTGGAAGACAGCGGCCCGGGCCTGAGCGAAGCCGACCTGCCCAGACTGGGCGAACGCTTCTTCAGGGTGCTGGGCAGCGGGCAAAGCGGCAGTGGGCTGGGGTGGTCCATCGTGCGCCGCATCGCGGCCGTGCACCACGCCCGCATCGACACCGAACGCTCGGCTCAACTCGGGGGCCTGGCGGTGCATGTGCGCTGGCCTTTGAAGACCTGA
- a CDS encoding winged helix-turn-helix domain-containing protein — protein MRILLAEDDPLLGDGLQAGLRLHGFQVDWVRDGEAAERELRAQDYGAAVLDLGLPKRDGMDVLAMARRAGLTLPILVLTARDAVPDRIKGLNQGADDYVIKPVDLDELAARLRALIRRAHGQPVEHLRAQDVELDPASRTVLQAGEPVNLSGREFDLLHALMLNAGRVLSREQLEQHLYSWGQEIDSNAVEVHVHHLRRKLGNGLIQTVRGVGYILPKVIASQS, from the coding sequence ATGCGCATCCTGCTTGCTGAAGACGACCCCCTGCTGGGCGATGGCCTGCAAGCCGGCCTGCGCCTGCATGGCTTCCAGGTCGACTGGGTGCGTGATGGCGAAGCCGCCGAGCGCGAGTTGCGCGCGCAAGACTACGGCGCCGCCGTGCTGGACCTCGGCCTGCCCAAACGCGATGGCATGGACGTGCTGGCCATGGCGCGCCGTGCCGGCCTGACCCTGCCCATCCTGGTGCTGACCGCGCGTGATGCCGTGCCCGACCGCATCAAGGGGCTGAACCAGGGTGCCGATGATTACGTCATCAAGCCGGTGGACCTCGATGAGTTGGCCGCCCGCCTGCGCGCCCTGATCCGCCGGGCGCATGGCCAGCCGGTCGAGCACCTGCGCGCGCAGGATGTCGAGCTGGACCCGGCTTCGCGCACGGTGCTTCAGGCGGGCGAGCCCGTGAACCTCTCTGGCCGCGAGTTCGACCTGCTGCATGCCTTGATGCTCAATGCCGGCCGCGTGCTGTCACGGGAGCAACTGGAACAGCATCTCTACAGCTGGGGCCAGGAGATCGACAGCAACGCTGTGGAAGTGCATGTGCACCACCTGCGGCGCAAGCTGGGCAATGGCCTGATCCAAACCGTGCGGGGCGTGGGCTACATCCTGCCCAAGGTGATCGCAAGCCAATCATGA
- a CDS encoding cytochrome b/b6 domain-containing protein, whose protein sequence is MSDSSASPAKVLVWDLPVRLFHWLMVLCFAGAYLTAETERFRLVHVTLGYTMAGLVAFRLVWGLMGTRYARFSSFVRGPGTVLRYLRSLPGGQPEHHVGHNPAGALAIMLILGLTAMVTSTGWANYNELGGEWLEETHEVLANLMLLLVGVHVAGVVLSSWLHKENLVRAMVTGRKPGQAQDGIRRAWATVAALMLVAVLGFWWQQWQTAPQQTAQHAMGQTHTGGATDDDDDD, encoded by the coding sequence ATGAGCGATTCATCCGCATCCCCCGCTAAGGTCCTCGTGTGGGACCTGCCCGTGCGGCTGTTCCACTGGCTGATGGTGCTGTGCTTTGCCGGCGCCTACCTCACGGCCGAGACCGAACGCTTTCGCCTGGTCCACGTGACCCTGGGCTACACCATGGCCGGCCTGGTGGCCTTCCGCCTGGTCTGGGGCCTGATGGGCACACGCTACGCCCGCTTCAGCAGCTTTGTGCGCGGGCCCGGCACGGTGCTGCGCTACCTGCGCTCGCTGCCCGGCGGCCAGCCTGAACACCATGTGGGGCACAACCCTGCCGGTGCGCTGGCCATCATGCTCATCCTCGGGCTGACGGCCATGGTGACCAGCACCGGCTGGGCCAACTACAACGAGCTGGGCGGCGAATGGCTGGAAGAAACCCACGAGGTGCTGGCCAACCTGATGCTGCTCCTCGTGGGCGTGCACGTGGCCGGCGTGGTGCTCAGCAGCTGGCTGCACAAGGAGAACCTGGTGCGTGCCATGGTCACGGGCCGCAAGCCAGGCCAGGCACAGGATGGCATCCGCCGAGCCTGGGCCACCGTGGCGGCCCTGATGCTGGTGGCCGTGCTGGGGTTCTGGTGGCAGCAGTGGCAAACTGCACCGCAACAAACCGCCCAGCATGCGATGGGTCAAACCCATACTGGTGGCGCCACCGATGATGATGACGATGACTGA
- a CDS encoding diheme cytochrome c, with protein MPITLRTLNLAAAGLLLALTSFGAHADDDEHEGRARVPLLPKYQQECSACHVAYPPGMLPAASWQRLMNGLPKHFGTDASLDAATTKTLSTWLAANAGSRSAPPQDRITQSSWFLHEHDEVSTRTWQRASIKSPANCAACHTRADQGDFNERFIRIPR; from the coding sequence ATGCCGATCACCCTCCGAACCCTGAACCTGGCCGCTGCCGGGCTGTTGCTGGCATTGACGAGCTTCGGTGCCCATGCCGACGATGACGAGCACGAAGGCCGCGCCCGCGTGCCCTTGCTGCCCAAATACCAGCAGGAATGCTCGGCCTGCCACGTGGCCTACCCGCCCGGCATGCTGCCCGCCGCATCCTGGCAACGCCTGATGAACGGCCTGCCCAAGCACTTCGGTACCGACGCCTCGCTGGATGCGGCCACCACCAAGACCCTGAGCACCTGGCTGGCCGCCAACGCCGGTTCACGCAGCGCCCCGCCGCAAGACCGCATCACCCAATCCTCGTGGTTCCTGCATGAACACGACGAGGTGTCCACCCGCACATGGCAACGCGCCAGCATCAAGAGCCCCGCCAACTGCGCGGCCTGCCACACGCGTGCCGACCAAGGAGATTTCAATGAGCGATTCATCCGCATCCCCCGCTAA
- a CDS encoding DUF1924 domain-containing protein: protein MMPTFPSSLHRLRLITGRIAGCITASLTTPHTGLVASLVTACCLPLAAHAQTGTPAQLLATYSQQAGTRPDASKGQQFFTSKHGREWACASCHGTKPTGEGQHAATGRSIRPLAPAFNPERFTDTAKTEKWFRRNCNDVVGRECTPAERADVLAWLLTLKP, encoded by the coding sequence ATGATGCCAACCTTCCCCAGCAGCTTGCACCGCCTGCGCCTCATCACAGGGCGTATTGCCGGGTGCATCACTGCCTCCCTCACCACACCGCACACCGGACTGGTCGCGAGTCTGGTCACCGCATGCTGCCTGCCCTTGGCGGCACACGCCCAGACCGGCACACCCGCGCAACTGCTGGCGACCTACAGCCAGCAAGCCGGCACCCGCCCGGACGCCAGCAAGGGCCAGCAGTTCTTCACCAGCAAACATGGCCGTGAATGGGCCTGCGCCAGCTGCCACGGCACCAAGCCCACGGGCGAGGGCCAGCACGCGGCCACGGGCCGGTCCATCCGCCCCTTGGCACCGGCCTTCAACCCCGAACGCTTCACTGATACGGCCAAGACCGAGAAATGGTTCCGCCGCAACTGCAATGACGTGGTCGGGCGCGAATGCACACCGGCCGAAAGGGCCGACGTGCTGGCCTGGCTGCTGACGCTCAAGCCCTGA
- a CDS encoding catalase, giving the protein MPKLTTASGIPVADNQNALTAGPRGPILLQDFHLIEKLQHFNRERIPERVVHAKGSGAYGTFTVTHDISRYTKARLFEAVGKQTEVFVRFSTVGGERGSADTERDPRGFAIRFYTEEGNWDLTGNNTPMFFIKDPIKFPDFVHTQKRDPQTNLKSPTMMWDFWSRAPESLHQVTMLFSDRGTPDGYRHMDGFGSHTFSLINAAGERVWVKWHLKTRQGIQNLSASEAVRLAGTDPDYAQRDLYNAIARENFPRWQVYIQVMTESERLNWEKKTGWNAFDLTKVWPHGDFPRIPVGMMELNRNPVNYHAEVEQAAFSPANVVPGLGYSPDKMLQGRLFAYHDAQLYRVGTNHQHLPVNRPRCPFHNQQRDGAMAIDNGGAEVNYMAVEAQGSAPQGMGHGDPGWPLEGVAARYDARGQEDDYTQAGNLFRLMSVQERHNLFNNIAGPLSQVSNEIQARQLAHFDKADPAYGAGVRAALAARSTS; this is encoded by the coding sequence ATGCCCAAGCTCACCACCGCCTCCGGCATCCCTGTTGCCGACAACCAGAATGCACTGACAGCAGGGCCACGCGGTCCCATCCTGCTGCAGGACTTTCACCTCATCGAGAAGCTCCAGCACTTCAACCGCGAACGCATCCCCGAGCGAGTGGTGCATGCCAAGGGCTCTGGTGCTTACGGCACCTTCACCGTCACGCACGACATCTCGCGCTACACCAAGGCCAGGCTGTTCGAGGCCGTGGGCAAGCAGACCGAAGTCTTCGTGCGCTTCTCGACCGTGGGCGGCGAGCGCGGCAGTGCCGACACCGAGCGCGACCCGCGAGGCTTTGCCATCCGCTTCTACACAGAAGAAGGCAACTGGGACCTGACGGGCAACAACACGCCCATGTTCTTCATCAAGGACCCGATCAAGTTCCCTGATTTCGTGCACACGCAAAAGCGCGACCCGCAGACCAACCTCAAGTCCCCCACGATGATGTGGGATTTCTGGTCCCGGGCGCCCGAGTCCCTGCACCAGGTGACGATGCTGTTTTCTGACCGCGGCACACCCGATGGCTACCGCCACATGGACGGTTTTGGCAGCCACACCTTCAGCCTGATCAACGCTGCTGGCGAGCGTGTGTGGGTGAAGTGGCACCTCAAGACCAGGCAGGGCATCCAGAACCTGAGCGCATCGGAGGCCGTGCGACTGGCAGGCACCGACCCCGATTACGCCCAGCGCGACTTGTACAACGCCATCGCCCGCGAGAACTTCCCGCGCTGGCAGGTCTACATCCAGGTGATGACCGAGAGCGAGCGCCTGAACTGGGAGAAGAAGACCGGCTGGAACGCCTTCGACCTCACCAAGGTCTGGCCGCATGGTGACTTTCCCCGCATCCCCGTGGGCATGATGGAGCTCAACCGCAACCCGGTGAACTACCACGCCGAGGTCGAGCAGGCCGCGTTCAGCCCGGCCAATGTGGTGCCCGGCCTGGGCTACAGCCCCGACAAGATGCTGCAAGGCCGCCTGTTCGCCTACCACGATGCCCAGCTCTACCGCGTGGGCACCAACCACCAGCACCTGCCGGTCAACCGCCCGCGCTGCCCCTTCCACAACCAGCAGCGTGACGGCGCCATGGCCATCGACAACGGTGGTGCGGAGGTCAATTACATGGCCGTGGAGGCCCAAGGCTCGGCACCTCAGGGTATGGGCCATGGTGACCCGGGCTGGCCGCTCGAAGGCGTGGCCGCGCGTTACGACGCACGCGGGCAGGAGGACGACTACACCCAGGCCGGCAACCTGTTCCGCCTGATGAGCGTGCAGGAGCGCCACAACCTGTTCAACAACATCGCAGGCCCGCTCTCGCAGGTCAGCAATGAGATCCAGGCGCGGCAGCTCGCCCATTTCGACAAGGCCGACCCGGCTTACGGCGCTGGTGTCAGGGCCGCCCTGGCGGCCAGAAGCACGTCGTGA
- a CDS encoding voltage-gated chloride channel family protein, with protein sequence MKLTEPIDLLPQVGKWLILATLVAILAGSASALFLVSLDWATATREAHRWLIWLLPVAGFAVGWVYLKFGQSVEGGNNLLLDEIHDPKKTIPLRMAPLILVSTVISHLFGASVGREGTAVQMGGALADQLTQLCKLSPHDRRLLLMAGISAGFASVFGTPLAGAVFGLEVLMVGRMRYDALWPCFVSAIVADQVTRLWGVQHGHYVAGVIPPLSVWALISVVLAGMIFGLIGMLFATSTHALSARMKAWIAHAPLRPVFGGLVLAAVVWFGDGWRYAGLGLPAITESFQQAVPAWDFAVKLISTVWSLSCGFKGGEVTPLFFIGSTLGNALAPLLHQPIGFMAALGFVAVFAGAANTPLACTLMAMELFGAPIGIFAAVACVVSYLFSGHTGIYRAQRIEQAKHQPMG encoded by the coding sequence ATGAAACTCACCGAGCCCATTGACTTGCTGCCCCAGGTGGGCAAGTGGCTGATCCTGGCCACGCTGGTGGCCATCCTGGCCGGCTCGGCATCTGCGCTGTTCCTGGTTTCGCTGGACTGGGCTACCGCCACGCGCGAGGCCCATCGCTGGTTGATCTGGCTGCTGCCGGTGGCGGGCTTTGCAGTGGGCTGGGTCTACCTGAAGTTCGGGCAAAGCGTGGAGGGTGGCAACAACCTGCTGCTCGACGAGATCCACGACCCGAAGAAGACCATCCCTTTGCGGATGGCGCCGCTGATCCTGGTGAGCACGGTGATCTCGCATCTGTTCGGCGCCTCGGTGGGCCGCGAAGGCACGGCCGTGCAGATGGGGGGTGCGCTGGCTGATCAACTCACCCAGTTGTGCAAGCTGTCGCCGCATGACCGCCGGCTGCTCCTGATGGCCGGCATCAGCGCAGGCTTTGCCTCGGTGTTCGGCACGCCGCTGGCCGGTGCCGTGTTTGGCCTGGAGGTGCTGATGGTGGGCCGCATGCGTTATGACGCCCTGTGGCCTTGTTTCGTGTCGGCCATCGTGGCCGATCAGGTCACGCGCCTGTGGGGGGTGCAGCATGGGCACTACGTGGCGGGGGTGATCCCGCCGCTGTCCGTGTGGGCGCTGATCTCGGTGGTGCTGGCCGGGATGATTTTCGGGCTGATCGGCATGCTGTTTGCCACGTCCACGCACGCGCTGTCGGCCCGCATGAAAGCCTGGATCGCTCATGCGCCGCTGCGCCCTGTGTTCGGTGGCCTGGTGCTGGCTGCGGTGGTGTGGTTTGGCGATGGCTGGCGTTATGCGGGGCTGGGCCTGCCTGCCATCACCGAGTCCTTTCAGCAGGCGGTGCCCGCGTGGGACTTTGCCGTCAAGCTGATCAGCACGGTGTGGTCGCTGAGTTGTGGCTTCAAGGGCGGCGAGGTCACGCCGCTGTTCTTCATCGGCTCGACGCTGGGCAACGCCCTGGCGCCGCTGTTGCACCAGCCCATCGGCTTCATGGCCGCGTTGGGCTTTGTGGCGGTGTTTGCCGGCGCCGCCAACACCCCATTGGCCTGCACGCTCATGGCCATGGAGCTGTTTGGCGCGCCCATTGGCATCTTCGCGGCCGTGGCCTGTGTGGTGAGCTATCTGTTCTCGGGCCACACAGGCATCTACAGAGCTCAGCGCATTGAGCAGGCCAAGCACCAGCCGATGGGTTGA
- a CDS encoding acetyl-CoA C-acyltransferase, producing MSEQQQDPIVIVGAKRTPIGAFQGQFQAMSATALGGAAVAGALAQAGLSGSAEISEVLMGCCLMAGLGQAPARQAAIAAGLPVSVGATTLSKMCGSGMKTTMLAHDQLRAGVADFFVAGGMESMSNAPYLLPAERAGQRLGHGRTIDHMFFDGLQDAYGGELMGHYADLVAEQQGYTRAQQDAYATDSVLRARAAVEAGLFADEIAPVTLKGRGEPVLISQDETPSKCQPDKITRLKPAFRPDGTVTPASSASISDGAAALVLTRGSVAKQRGMAVLARIVAHSTYAGEPGLFATAPVPAIQRVLDKAGWRAADVDLFEVNEAFAVVALHAMRELGLPHDKVNVAGGACALGHPIGATGARIIVTLIHALRRTGGRRGIASLCIGGGEATAIAIEIPA from the coding sequence ATGAGCGAACAGCAGCAAGATCCCATCGTCATCGTGGGTGCCAAGCGCACGCCGATCGGCGCCTTCCAGGGGCAATTCCAGGCCATGAGTGCCACGGCATTGGGCGGCGCGGCCGTGGCAGGCGCCTTGGCGCAAGCCGGCTTGTCGGGCAGCGCCGAGATCAGCGAGGTGCTGATGGGCTGCTGCCTGATGGCCGGCCTGGGGCAGGCGCCTGCGCGGCAGGCGGCCATCGCGGCGGGCTTGCCCGTGTCAGTGGGCGCGACCACACTGAGCAAGATGTGCGGCTCGGGCATGAAGACCACCATGCTGGCGCACGACCAGTTGCGTGCCGGCGTGGCCGACTTCTTCGTGGCCGGCGGCATGGAGTCCATGAGCAACGCGCCCTACCTGCTGCCGGCCGAGCGCGCCGGCCAGCGCCTGGGCCACGGCCGCACCATCGACCACATGTTCTTTGATGGCCTGCAAGACGCTTATGGCGGCGAGCTGATGGGCCATTACGCCGACCTCGTGGCCGAGCAGCAGGGCTACACCCGCGCCCAGCAGGATGCTTATGCCACCGACTCGGTGCTGCGCGCCCGTGCCGCCGTCGAGGCCGGCCTGTTTGCTGACGAGATCGCGCCCGTGACCCTCAAGGGGCGTGGCGAGCCTGTGCTGATCAGCCAGGACGAAACCCCCTCCAAATGCCAGCCCGACAAGATCACGCGGCTCAAGCCCGCCTTCCGGCCTGACGGCACCGTGACCCCGGCCAGCTCGGCCTCCATCTCGGATGGCGCGGCCGCCCTGGTGCTCACGCGCGGTAGCGTGGCCAAGCAACGCGGCATGGCCGTGCTGGCCCGCATCGTGGCCCACAGCACCTATGCCGGCGAGCCCGGCCTGTTTGCGACCGCACCGGTGCCTGCCATCCAGCGCGTGCTGGACAAAGCCGGCTGGCGCGCCGCCGATGTCGACCTGTTCGAGGTCAACGAAGCCTTTGCGGTCGTGGCCCTGCATGCCATGCGCGAGCTGGGCCTGCCGCACGACAAGGTCAACGTGGCCGGCGGTGCCTGTGCGCTCGGCCACCCCATCGGTGCCACCGGCGCGCGCATCATCGTCACCCTGATCCATGCCTTGCGGCGCACCGGGGGCCGCCGTGGCATCGCGTCTCTGTGCATTGGCGGCGGCGAGGCCACGGCCATCGCCATCGAGATCCCGGCCTGA
- a CDS encoding enoyl-CoA hydratase: protein MIELDIDASGHIATITLNRPPANAWSLDGLRQLKATVEKLNADTRVRAIIVTGQGPKFFSAGADLNVMAGGDKAVARDVAQRFGEAFATLQEARAVVIAAINGYAMGGGLECALSCDIRIAEQHAQMALPESSVGLLPAGCGTQTLPWLVGEGWAKRMILTNERVDAATALRIGLVEEVVDTGASLAKAQEMAQRVTTLSPEGVAYSKQLVHAARQGVPRHAALSMEREKFVDLFDSPNQREGVNAFLEKRKPQWT, encoded by the coding sequence ATGATCGAACTCGACATCGACGCCAGCGGCCACATCGCCACCATCACCCTCAACCGCCCGCCCGCCAACGCCTGGTCGCTCGACGGCCTGCGCCAGCTCAAGGCCACGGTTGAAAAGCTCAATGCCGACACGCGTGTGCGCGCCATCATCGTCACCGGCCAGGGCCCCAAGTTCTTCAGCGCCGGTGCCGACCTCAACGTGATGGCCGGTGGCGACAAGGCCGTGGCCCGCGACGTGGCCCAACGCTTCGGCGAAGCCTTTGCCACGCTGCAGGAAGCCCGCGCCGTGGTGATCGCGGCCATCAATGGCTACGCCATGGGCGGTGGCCTGGAATGCGCCTTGTCGTGCGACATCCGCATTGCCGAGCAGCACGCGCAGATGGCCTTGCCCGAATCCTCGGTGGGCCTGCTGCCCGCCGGTTGTGGCACGCAGACCTTGCCCTGGCTGGTGGGCGAAGGCTGGGCCAAGCGCATGATCCTCACCAACGAACGCGTGGATGCCGCCACGGCCCTGCGCATCGGCCTGGTCGAAGAGGTGGTGGACACCGGCGCTTCGCTGGCCAAGGCCCAGGAGATGGCCCAGCGCGTGACCACGCTCAGCCCCGAGGGCGTGGCCTACAGCAAGCAACTGGTGCACGCGGCACGCCAGGGTGTGCCCCGTCATGCCGCCTTGTCGATGGAGCGCGAAAAGTTCGTCGACCTGTTCGACAGCCCCAACCAGCGCGAAGGTGTCAACGCCTTCCTGGAAAAGCGCAAGCCGCAGTGGACCTGA
- a CDS encoding PA2779 family protein, which produces MKLNRKAIALTVAIALSHTAGLQAAQAAMIATDAVAVTSADAQVAARRAQVLETLNRADVAQALIQKGVDMDAARARVASLSDAEVTQLADQLDKAPAGASDILGTIVFIFVLLLITDILGFTKVFPFTRSIR; this is translated from the coding sequence ATGAAACTCAACCGCAAAGCCATCGCTCTGACCGTGGCCATCGCCCTGAGCCACACCGCCGGCCTGCAGGCCGCGCAAGCCGCCATGATCGCCACCGATGCCGTGGCCGTGACCAGCGCCGATGCCCAGGTGGCCGCCCGCCGCGCCCAGGTGCTCGAGACCCTCAACCGTGCCGACGTGGCCCAGGCCCTGATTCAAAAGGGTGTGGACATGGACGCGGCCCGCGCCCGTGTGGCCTCCTTGTCCGACGCCGAAGTCACGCAACTGGCCGACCAGCTGGACAAGGCGCCTGCCGGTGCTTCCGACATCCTGGGCACCATCGTGTTCATCTTCGTGCTGCTGCTGATCACCGACATCCTGGGCTTCACCAAGGTGTTCCCGTTCACACGCTCGATCCGCTGA